Proteins encoded within one genomic window of Aerococcus viridans:
- the gap gene encoding type I glyceraldehyde-3-phosphate dehydrogenase has translation MTTKIAINGFGRIGRLAFRRIKELRDSELQVVAVNDLTNNEDLAYSLKYDTAYGIFPYDIEVRGDSILVDGKEVKTFEEKDAKKLPWSDLDIDIVLECTGFYTTNEKAQAHIDAGAKKVIISAPTKDEETKVVVFGVNQEILSPSDKIISAASCTTNGLALMTKILVDEFGIQRGLMSGSRAYTATQNMQDAPGGRKSRAGAQNVIPVTTGAANALGKVIPEVKGIITGTTTRVPVITAGFVELFSVLDREVTVDQINEVMKAAANDSYGYTEDEIVSSDVVGTTHGSVFDATLTEVLDANGGQLVKTVAWYDNEHGFVSNLVRLTEYVSRLNK, from the coding sequence GTTGAGGGACTCAGAACTACAGGTTGTTGCAGTAAATGATTTAACAAATAATGAGGATTTAGCCTACTCTTTAAAATACGATACTGCCTATGGGATTTTCCCTTATGATATCGAGGTAAGAGGCGATTCAATTCTGGTTGATGGCAAAGAAGTTAAAACATTCGAAGAAAAGGATGCCAAAAAACTACCATGGTCCGATTTGGACATTGATATCGTTTTGGAATGTACAGGCTTCTACACAACTAATGAAAAAGCACAGGCACACATAGACGCTGGAGCTAAAAAAGTAATTATTTCAGCACCAACTAAAGATGAAGAAACGAAAGTCGTTGTCTTTGGTGTCAACCAAGAAATTTTGAGTCCAAGTGACAAAATTATTTCCGCCGCTTCCTGTACGACAAATGGTTTAGCCTTAATGACAAAAATATTAGTGGACGAGTTTGGGATTCAACGAGGCCTGATGTCAGGATCGCGTGCCTATACAGCGACACAAAACATGCAAGATGCTCCCGGGGGACGTAAAAGTCGCGCAGGTGCTCAAAATGTTATTCCTGTTACGACTGGCGCTGCCAACGCATTAGGAAAAGTCATTCCAGAGGTTAAAGGGATCATTACGGGTACCACCACACGGGTTCCTGTCATTACTGCGGGCTTTGTAGAACTGTTCTCGGTGTTGGATAGAGAGGTAACCGTTGATCAGATTAACGAAGTGATGAAGGCAGCCGCGAATGATTCATATGGGTACACTGAGGATGAAATTGTTTCCTCCGATGTCGTGGGGACTACACATGGATCCGTTTTTGATGCAACGTTAACAGAAGTATTAGATGCAAATGGGGGACAATTGGTTAAAACAGTTGCTTGGTACGATAACGAACATGGTTTTGTTTCTAATTTGGTGCGTTTAACAGAATATGTTTCTCGATTAAATAAATAA